From a single Aureimonas sp. AU20 genomic region:
- a CDS encoding amino acid ABC transporter permease — protein sequence MLNWSWPGFFGYLVNPFILQGVFTTLWLTVVAILAGLALGFGLALLRRSPSRLLSGVAGAYIWLFRGTPLLVQLIVIYTALPELGIRFNVWQAALIGLSLNEAAYLAEIIRAGIEAVPKGQVRAARAVGMREPQIMRYIVIPQALKIIVPPLGNSVNGLLKTTSVTSVISMEELLRRTQVLIQEQFQVLELFTVAALYYLLLTTLWDIVQRRIERRFGRADQPLAAADRR from the coding sequence ATGCTGAACTGGAGCTGGCCGGGTTTCTTCGGCTACCTCGTGAACCCCTTCATTCTCCAAGGCGTCTTCACGACGCTCTGGCTGACGGTGGTCGCCATTCTTGCCGGACTTGCGCTTGGCTTCGGCCTTGCCCTCCTGCGGCGTTCCCCGAGCCGTCTCCTGTCGGGGGTGGCGGGGGCCTACATCTGGCTGTTCCGGGGCACGCCGCTTCTCGTCCAACTCATCGTCATCTACACGGCGCTTCCCGAACTCGGCATTCGCTTCAACGTCTGGCAGGCCGCTCTCATCGGCCTGTCCCTCAACGAGGCGGCCTATCTCGCCGAGATCATCCGCGCCGGCATCGAGGCCGTTCCGAAAGGGCAGGTCCGCGCCGCCCGCGCGGTCGGCATGCGCGAGCCGCAGATCATGCGTTACATCGTCATTCCCCAGGCGCTGAAGATCATCGTGCCGCCGCTCGGCAATTCGGTGAACGGCCTTCTCAAGACGACCTCGGTGACTTCGGTGATTTCGATGGAAGAGCTTCTGCGGCGCACGCAGGTGCTGATCCAAGAGCAGTTCCAGGTCTTGGAACTCTTCACCGTCGCGGCACTCTACTACCTCCTCCTAACAACGCTCTGGGACATCGTGCAGCGCCGCATCGAGCGCCGCTTCGGACGCGCCGACCAGCCGCTTGCGGCTGCCGACCGACGCTGA
- a CDS encoding FAD-dependent oxidoreductase — protein sequence MVRPTSVRDGAIATVTFDGRPLAAVPGESVAAALVAAGIRAQSQGRDGSSRGHYCGMGVCHDCLVMVDGSAGQRACLTKIVDGQRIETQPARPDLLDPTLADLAQPPIAIPEEAVDMLVVGAGPAGLAAAETAASHGIRVVVIDERPAPGGQYFKQGAHPAIGEPDRQMREGAHLVSRVRGLGVVLREQTFVWGAERDAVGRLVLATVANGRAGRIAPRVLVVATGAFETPLAVPGWTLPGVTTTGGAQTLIRSYGVPIGHRVLVAGNGPLNIQVALELKKAGADVVAVLERAPSPSSRRREATRLIAAHPALALRGLEQMARLARQRIELLWGASLLRIEGESQVEAAIFSTAEGERRVAVDAVVVGNGFASANELPRLLGCAHREADGRLEVVRDENGATSLEDVFVVGEAGRFAGAHVAMAQGRLAAREIARRQNLEGAKGDERADRRRLARHERFQAALWSLFAADEPSRPAPQTLACRCEAVSFETIERALRGSAHGDMASLKRLTRAGMGRCQGRYCGPVLAQLAARDPQARAVAPKLAAQMPLRPVPLAALAVEKPEWGGHRRAHLPDRPAPPGERLPPTQVGTLIIGGGIAGLATALFLARAGEDVAIAERNVANSGASGGNAGSLHAQLLSFDYGARAEAGGGPAARTLPLQRDSIDLWRSLEAELGRDFEIKVSGGLMVAETEEHLRFLDAKTALERAQGVPSHVIGAAELQLMEPALSSRFLGAAFCPAEGKINPLVATEGILAAAIAAGAKLLERTEVCAISRETDGFTVQTQRGPVRARRIVNAAGAFSSRIGAMLGLDVPVFGAPLQMVVTEAVAPLVSCLVAHAGRHLTLKQATNGNVIIGGGWTAGLDPVDQHPRPLLASLEGNLWVAQHVVPSLRKAHVIRSWAAMNINIDGAPILGEHPDAPGFFNAVTSNGYTLGPLVGRLTADLVTGRAPSHDIAPFSVARFSRGRP from the coding sequence GTGGTTCGGCCCACCTCGGTTCGTGATGGCGCGATTGCGACGGTCACGTTCGATGGTCGCCCGCTGGCGGCCGTCCCGGGCGAGAGCGTCGCGGCCGCACTTGTGGCGGCGGGGATCCGCGCGCAGTCGCAGGGGAGGGACGGAAGCTCGCGTGGCCATTATTGCGGCATGGGCGTCTGTCACGATTGTCTCGTAATGGTGGACGGTTCCGCCGGCCAGCGCGCTTGCCTGACCAAGATCGTGGATGGCCAGCGGATCGAGACTCAGCCCGCAAGGCCCGACCTGCTCGATCCCACGCTCGCCGATCTTGCGCAGCCGCCCATCGCCATACCCGAAGAAGCGGTCGATATGCTCGTTGTCGGTGCCGGTCCGGCGGGGCTGGCAGCGGCCGAGACGGCGGCCTCGCACGGCATCCGTGTCGTCGTGATCGACGAGCGTCCCGCCCCTGGGGGCCAGTACTTCAAACAAGGCGCGCACCCCGCGATAGGTGAGCCCGACCGTCAGATGCGCGAGGGCGCGCACCTCGTGTCTCGGGTGCGGGGCCTTGGGGTCGTCTTGCGGGAACAAACATTCGTATGGGGAGCCGAGCGCGATGCTGTGGGGCGCCTCGTGCTCGCGACGGTGGCGAACGGGCGCGCGGGCCGCATCGCCCCGCGCGTGCTCGTGGTCGCGACCGGCGCCTTCGAGACCCCGCTCGCCGTGCCGGGCTGGACGCTGCCGGGCGTGACCACGACAGGTGGCGCGCAAACGCTGATCCGCTCCTACGGCGTTCCGATCGGACACCGCGTTCTCGTCGCCGGCAACGGGCCGCTGAACATCCAGGTCGCCCTGGAACTGAAGAAGGCGGGCGCGGACGTCGTCGCCGTGCTGGAACGGGCGCCGTCTCCCTCGTCCCGCCGCCGCGAGGCCACGCGGCTCATCGCGGCGCATCCCGCCTTGGCCTTGCGCGGCCTGGAGCAGATGGCGCGGCTGGCGCGCCAGCGGATCGAACTCCTTTGGGGCGCCAGCCTCCTTCGCATCGAAGGCGAGAGCCAAGTCGAGGCGGCGATCTTCTCCACGGCGGAGGGCGAGCGGCGCGTCGCTGTCGATGCGGTGGTCGTCGGCAACGGATTTGCGTCCGCCAACGAGCTTCCGCGGCTTCTCGGCTGCGCCCATCGCGAGGCGGACGGCCGCTTGGAAGTTGTGCGAGACGAGAACGGCGCGACATCGCTGGAGGACGTTTTCGTGGTGGGGGAAGCGGGCCGCTTCGCCGGTGCCCATGTGGCGATGGCGCAGGGACGGCTTGCAGCGCGCGAGATCGCCCGTCGTCAGAACCTTGAGGGCGCGAAAGGGGACGAGCGGGCCGACCGGCGGCGACTGGCCCGCCACGAGCGCTTTCAGGCGGCCCTCTGGTCGCTGTTCGCGGCCGACGAACCGTCTCGGCCCGCGCCGCAGACCCTCGCCTGTCGCTGCGAGGCGGTGAGCTTCGAGACGATCGAGCGCGCCCTGCGCGGGAGCGCCCATGGCGACATGGCGAGCCTGAAGCGGCTGACCCGCGCCGGAATGGGCCGTTGCCAAGGCCGGTATTGCGGACCGGTTCTTGCCCAACTCGCCGCCCGCGATCCACAGGCGCGGGCCGTCGCGCCCAAGCTCGCGGCCCAAATGCCCCTGCGGCCCGTGCCTTTGGCGGCGCTGGCGGTCGAGAAGCCCGAGTGGGGCGGCCATCGCCGCGCCCATCTGCCGGACCGACCTGCTCCCCCCGGCGAGCGGTTGCCGCCGACCCAGGTCGGAACGTTGATCATCGGTGGCGGAATTGCCGGGCTGGCGACCGCCCTGTTCCTCGCCCGTGCCGGCGAGGACGTTGCGATCGCCGAGCGGAACGTGGCCAACTCGGGGGCGTCCGGCGGCAATGCGGGAAGCCTCCACGCTCAGCTTCTGTCCTTCGACTATGGCGCGCGCGCCGAAGCGGGCGGGGGGCCGGCGGCTCGCACGCTGCCGCTGCAGCGCGATTCCATCGACCTTTGGCGCAGCCTGGAGGCCGAACTCGGGCGCGATTTCGAGATCAAGGTCTCCGGCGGGTTGATGGTCGCGGAAACCGAGGAGCATCTGCGCTTTCTGGACGCCAAGACGGCCCTGGAGCGGGCGCAAGGGGTCCCGTCGCACGTGATCGGCGCGGCCGAGTTGCAGCTGATGGAGCCCGCCCTGTCGAGCCGCTTCCTGGGCGCCGCGTTTTGCCCGGCCGAAGGCAAGATCAACCCGCTCGTCGCGACCGAAGGCATTCTTGCGGCCGCGATCGCGGCAGGCGCCAAGCTTCTGGAGCGCACCGAGGTCTGCGCCATCTCGCGCGAGACGGACGGCTTCACCGTTCAAACGCAACGCGGGCCCGTGCGGGCCCGCCGGATCGTCAATGCCGCAGGCGCTTTCTCGTCTCGCATCGGCGCCATGCTGGGACTCGACGTTCCCGTCTTCGGCGCGCCCCTTCAGATGGTGGTGACCGAGGCCGTCGCGCCCCTCGTTTCGTGCCTCGTCGCCCATGCCGGGCGGCATCTGACGCTGAAGCAGGCCACCAACGGCAATGTCATCATCGGCGGCGGCTGGACGGCTGGTCTCGATCCCGTCGACCAGCATCCCCGTCCGCTGCTGGCCAGCCTGGAAGGCAATCTCTGGGTTGCGCAGCATGTCGTGCCGAGCTTGCGAAAGGCCCATGTGATCCGAAGCTGGGCCGCGATGAACATCAATATAGACGGCGCGCCGATCCTCGGCGAGCACCCCGACGCTCCCGGGTTCTTCAACGCCGTAACCTCCAACGGCTACACGCTCGGACCCCTGGTCGGCCGCCTGACCGCCGATCTCGTGACCGGGCGTGCGCCGTCCCACGATATCGCTCCCTTTTCCGTCGCGCGCTTTTCGAGAGGCCGTCCATGA
- a CDS encoding GntR family transcriptional regulator → MEPSSAAPGRAAISERGLNLVGLAYRSVSDMIRDRRLRGGDVIVEAKLAETLGISRTPMREALQRLEGEGLVHKGDGRNYVVRRVELGEYLQSLKLRLLIEPEAAAQAIGSIPNRQIFAVRHEINELLTATTYHTDRHWLSDDNLHGMIIEHCGNEVMARVLRELRATTRLFEIDQLKDRLIPDSTEHLRIIEALQASAVAEAREAVAAHVRSLIDFALQSLLPK, encoded by the coding sequence ATGGAACCATCGAGCGCAGCACCGGGTCGCGCTGCGATCAGCGAGCGCGGTCTCAACCTCGTCGGACTCGCCTATCGCTCCGTTTCCGACATGATCCGCGACCGCCGCCTTCGTGGCGGGGATGTGATCGTCGAGGCCAAACTCGCCGAAACCCTTGGAATTTCACGCACGCCCATGCGCGAAGCCTTGCAGAGGCTGGAAGGAGAAGGTCTCGTCCACAAGGGCGATGGCCGCAACTATGTCGTTCGCCGGGTCGAGCTCGGCGAATATCTGCAAAGCCTGAAGCTGCGTCTGCTGATCGAGCCGGAGGCGGCGGCGCAAGCGATCGGCAGCATCCCGAACAGGCAGATTTTCGCCGTTCGCCACGAGATCAACGAGTTGCTGACGGCCACGACCTACCATACGGATCGGCATTGGCTGTCCGATGACAATTTGCATGGCATGATCATCGAGCATTGCGGCAACGAGGTCATGGCGCGCGTTTTGCGCGAGCTTCGAGCGACGACGCGCCTCTTCGAGATCGACCAGCTGAAAGACCGCTTGATCCCGGACTCGACCGAGCATCTGCGGATCATCGAGGCGCTTCAGGCCTCCGCCGTCGCCGAAGCGAGGGAAGCGGTCGCGGCTCATGTGCGCAGCCTCATCGACTTCGCGCTGCAATCGCTCCTGCCGAAGTAA
- a CDS encoding ABC transporter substrate-binding protein → MRAAISALTLGLSLLSTIAHAQDCQPRVPSDALIQPGKLVMSTNPTLPPLQFVDSSGQLKGMRVELGTEIAKRLCLEPEYVRIEFSAMVPGLQSGRWDLINTGIFFTEERAKIMQMIPYENQAISISTATQSAVKVEKLEDLAGHSVGVEIGGFEEKQAKAIDAQLREKGLEGLTVRTFDNFALAYQALRAGQVDAMVSIDGVAEEYAKRGQFHRALGGIGPTPVALAMKSRPLADAVLQVLNEMKADGSFDKLFAQYGVEPAAGALAVKGPAS, encoded by the coding sequence ATGCGTGCTGCGATTTCCGCCCTGACCCTCGGCCTGTCCCTCCTGTCCACGATCGCTCACGCGCAGGACTGTCAGCCGCGTGTTCCCTCCGACGCCTTGATTCAGCCCGGCAAGCTGGTGATGTCGACCAACCCGACCTTGCCCCCGCTTCAGTTCGTGGACTCCTCGGGGCAGCTGAAGGGCATGCGGGTCGAACTCGGGACCGAGATCGCCAAACGCCTTTGCCTGGAGCCCGAATATGTGCGGATCGAGTTCTCGGCGATGGTGCCGGGCCTCCAGTCCGGCCGCTGGGACCTCATCAACACCGGCATCTTCTTTACCGAAGAGCGCGCGAAAATTATGCAGATGATCCCCTACGAAAATCAGGCGATCAGCATTTCCACCGCCACCCAGTCCGCCGTGAAGGTGGAGAAGCTGGAGGATCTCGCCGGCCATTCCGTGGGTGTCGAGATCGGCGGGTTCGAAGAGAAGCAGGCGAAGGCCATCGACGCGCAACTGCGCGAGAAGGGTCTGGAAGGGCTGACCGTCCGCACCTTCGACAATTTCGCCCTCGCCTATCAGGCGCTGCGCGCGGGGCAGGTGGATGCGATGGTGTCCATCGACGGCGTCGCGGAGGAATATGCCAAGCGCGGCCAGTTCCACCGCGCCCTCGGGGGCATCGGGCCGACGCCGGTGGCGCTCGCCATGAAGAGCCGCCCCCTGGCCGACGCGGTCCTGCAGGTTCTGAACGAGATGAAGGCCGACGGGTCCTTCGACAAGCTCTTCGCCCAATACGGGGTCGAGCCGGCGGCGGGCGCGCTCGCTGTCAAGGGACCGGCGAGCTGA
- a CDS encoding GntR family transcriptional regulator: MSDHLQNEETGSLSEQAYRHILSGILSARLAAGTPIQERRLAAEIGLSRSPLRDALGRLAGEGLLVRGNTGALTIRAISLSDYLQSLDMRTLVEPSAAALAARAIGEDDLQRLDAGLSSLEAEADPSREALAAFDDDLHGTIASRSGNPFMERVLSEMRRYTTLYESQTGRRPLRNADGPEHRNLLTALTSRNSEDAAEAMRHHLEGIRRRILERF; the protein is encoded by the coding sequence ATGAGCGACCATCTGCAAAACGAGGAAACGGGCAGCCTGTCGGAACAGGCCTATCGACATATCCTGTCGGGCATCCTCTCGGCACGCCTGGCCGCCGGCACGCCGATCCAGGAACGACGTCTGGCGGCCGAGATCGGCCTGTCCCGTTCGCCCTTGCGCGATGCGCTCGGCCGCCTTGCCGGGGAGGGGCTTCTCGTGCGCGGCAATACCGGCGCGTTGACGATCCGGGCGATCAGTCTCTCGGACTATCTCCAGAGCCTCGACATGCGGACCTTGGTGGAGCCTTCGGCGGCCGCGCTCGCCGCGCGGGCCATCGGGGAGGACGATCTCCAACGCCTCGACGCCGGCCTGTCCAGCCTGGAAGCGGAGGCGGATCCCTCGCGCGAGGCCCTCGCTGCCTTCGATGACGACCTGCACGGCACCATCGCGTCGCGCTCGGGCAATCCCTTCATGGAACGGGTGCTGAGCGAGATGCGTCGCTACACCACTCTCTACGAGAGCCAGACGGGGCGTCGGCCGCTGCGCAACGCCGACGGGCCGGAGCATCGGAACCTTCTCACCGCTTTGACCTCCCGCAACTCCGAAGACGCCGCCGAGGCCATGCGACATCATCTCGAAGGCATCCGGCGGCGCATTCTCGAACGCTTTTAG
- a CDS encoding DoxX family protein — protein MTLEILIAFLARLSLVLLFLPFSALDKLLNFAAATEQAGEATSSRGLAKALILTGLFVEVVMSLGVLTGVADRLAAFVLAGYCAVTAALFKPFWRAPDFRLRGPSKGRETMWDFPKNFAVAGGFLLITFGTQAGDADAFFAAPLSSTHPYATGANP, from the coding sequence ATGACGCTCGAAATCCTGATCGCCTTTCTCGCACGCCTGTCACTCGTCCTTCTGTTTCTGCCTTTCAGCGCGCTCGACAAGCTGCTGAACTTCGCGGCCGCGACCGAGCAAGCCGGTGAGGCCACGAGCAGCCGAGGGCTGGCGAAGGCTCTCATCCTCACCGGTCTCTTCGTCGAGGTGGTGATGTCGCTGGGCGTCCTGACCGGCGTCGCGGACCGGCTCGCCGCTTTCGTCCTGGCCGGGTACTGCGCGGTCACAGCCGCTCTGTTCAAGCCATTCTGGCGTGCCCCCGACTTCCGGCTCCGCGGACCGTCGAAGGGGCGCGAGACGATGTGGGACTTTCCCAAGAACTTCGCCGTTGCCGGCGGCTTCCTTCTCATCACCTTCGGGACGCAGGCCGGCGATGCGGATGCATTCTTCGCCGCGCCCCTATCATCGACCCACCCCTATGCCACCGGAGCCAACCCATGA
- a CDS encoding amino acid ABC transporter ATP-binding protein: MIEIEGVTKSFGKFQVLKNCSTRVDKGEVVVVCGPSGSGKSTLIKCVNGLEPFDQGSIRVHGIEVGDPKTDLPDLRTRIGMVFQNFELFAHLSIIENLTIAQEKVLLRSPDAARRKGMALLDRVGLADHYAKYPAQLSGGQQQRVAIARALAMDPMAMLFDEPTSALDPEMIAEVLDVMVGLAREGMTMMCVTHEMGFARSVASRVIFIDGGEIIEDRPTESFFSDVTNPRTKSFLGKILRH; this comes from the coding sequence ATGATCGAGATCGAAGGCGTCACCAAATCCTTCGGGAAGTTCCAGGTTCTAAAGAACTGTTCCACGCGGGTGGATAAGGGCGAGGTCGTTGTCGTGTGCGGCCCCTCCGGCTCGGGCAAGTCGACCCTGATCAAATGCGTCAACGGGCTCGAGCCCTTCGACCAAGGGTCGATCCGTGTCCACGGGATCGAGGTGGGCGACCCGAAGACGGATCTGCCGGACCTTCGAACCCGCATCGGCATGGTTTTCCAGAACTTCGAGCTCTTCGCCCATCTGTCCATCATCGAGAACCTGACGATCGCTCAGGAAAAGGTGCTCCTGCGCAGCCCCGACGCGGCCAGACGCAAAGGGATGGCGCTGCTCGATCGCGTCGGCCTCGCGGACCATTACGCCAAATATCCCGCGCAGCTCTCCGGCGGCCAGCAGCAGCGCGTCGCCATCGCTCGCGCCTTGGCGATGGACCCGATGGCCATGCTCTTCGACGAGCCGACTTCGGCGCTGGACCCGGAAATGATCGCCGAAGTGCTCGACGTGATGGTGGGCCTGGCGCGCGAGGGCATGACCATGATGTGCGTCACGCACGAAATGGGATTTGCCCGCAGCGTCGCCTCGCGCGTCATCTTCATAGACGGCGGTGAGATCATCGAGGATCGGCCGACCGAGTCGTTTTTCTCCGACGTCACCAACCCGAGGACGAAAAGCTTCCTCGGCAAGATCCTGCGCCATTGA
- a CDS encoding dihydrodipicolinate synthase family protein has protein sequence MAKAFRGVYTVMITPFDADGELDLQTLEAFTNWQIQEGIHGLIPLGSTGEFLSLSENERLAVARTVIGAAAGRVPVLLGTGAEDTREAVRLTRQAEDLGASGAMIIPPFYSTPTDEEIVHHYRTIAQSVGIPIMVYNNPATANVDLKPDLVARIAEIDGCDYIKESTLEVTRVRDIIRKAGNDMTVFGGILGFESFVEGAEGWVAVASNVAPGPMARIFELVKDENRIAEAHALYLEWLPLIEAVGGHFYVAGTKSLLGHMGFSVGGPRPPRLPLPAADDARMKALVERFGLTRSLAA, from the coding sequence ATGGCCAAAGCCTTCCGCGGTGTCTACACCGTCATGATCACACCCTTCGACGCTGACGGGGAACTCGATCTCCAGACCCTCGAAGCCTTCACGAACTGGCAGATCCAGGAGGGCATCCACGGATTGATTCCGCTGGGCTCGACCGGCGAGTTCCTGTCGCTGTCGGAGAACGAGCGTCTCGCCGTGGCCCGCACCGTGATCGGGGCGGCGGCAGGCCGGGTGCCGGTGCTGCTGGGCACCGGCGCGGAGGACACGCGAGAGGCCGTGCGCCTGACGCGGCAGGCGGAGGACCTCGGCGCCAGCGGCGCGATGATCATTCCCCCCTTCTACTCCACACCGACCGACGAGGAGATCGTCCACCATTATCGCACGATCGCGCAGAGCGTCGGCATTCCGATCATGGTCTACAACAATCCCGCGACGGCCAATGTCGATCTGAAGCCCGATCTTGTGGCGCGTATCGCCGAGATCGACGGCTGCGACTACATCAAGGAATCGACGCTGGAGGTCACGCGGGTCCGCGACATCATTCGCAAGGCCGGCAACGACATGACCGTGTTCGGTGGCATTCTCGGGTTCGAATCCTTCGTGGAGGGGGCGGAAGGCTGGGTGGCCGTCGCGTCCAATGTCGCCCCTGGCCCGATGGCGCGCATCTTCGAACTGGTGAAGGACGAGAACCGCATCGCGGAAGCGCATGCGCTCTATCTCGAATGGCTGCCGTTGATCGAAGCGGTCGGCGGACATTTCTACGTTGCCGGCACGAAGTCCTTGCTCGGCCATATGGGCTTCTCTGTCGGGGGTCCGCGTCCGCCGCGTCTGCCTTTACCGGCTGCGGACGACGCGCGCATGAAGGCTCTCGTCGAGCGTTTCGGCCTGACGCGCTCTCTGGCCGCCTGA
- a CDS encoding aldo/keto reductase translates to MDFVKLGRTGLDVSRLCLGCMSYGEPGRGNHAWTLPEAESRPFLRKALDLGINFFDTANVYSDGSSEEIVGRALKEFAQRDEVVVATKVQGRMRPGPNGGGLSRKAILSEIDASLRRLGMDYVDLYQIHRFDPETPIEETLEALNDVVRAGKARYIGASSMHAYQFAKALAISERRGWARFVTMQNYVNLLYREEEREMLPLCREEGIGVIPWSPLARGRLTRDWDEATNRSETDTFGRTLYADTADADRKVVEAVAAVAAARGLPRAQIALAWVLQTSPVAAPIVGATKPHHLDDAVSALSVRLTPEEITALEEPYVPHAVTGFS, encoded by the coding sequence ATGGACTTCGTGAAGCTCGGCCGCACCGGCCTCGACGTGTCACGCCTATGCCTCGGTTGCATGAGCTACGGCGAACCGGGGCGCGGCAACCACGCCTGGACGCTGCCCGAGGCGGAGAGCCGGCCCTTTCTTCGCAAGGCGCTCGATCTCGGGATCAATTTCTTCGACACCGCCAATGTCTATTCCGATGGCTCCAGCGAGGAGATCGTCGGACGGGCGCTGAAGGAGTTCGCGCAGCGCGACGAGGTGGTGGTGGCGACCAAGGTGCAGGGCCGCATGCGGCCGGGGCCGAACGGAGGCGGCCTGTCGCGCAAGGCGATCCTCAGCGAAATCGACGCCAGCCTGCGCCGGCTCGGCATGGACTATGTCGATCTCTACCAGATCCACCGCTTCGACCCGGAGACGCCGATCGAGGAGACGCTGGAAGCGCTGAACGACGTGGTGCGCGCCGGCAAGGCCCGCTATATCGGCGCGTCCTCCATGCATGCCTACCAGTTCGCCAAAGCGCTGGCCATTTCGGAGCGCCGGGGCTGGGCGCGCTTCGTGACGATGCAGAACTACGTGAATCTGCTTTATCGCGAGGAGGAGCGCGAGATGCTGCCCCTTTGCCGCGAGGAGGGAATCGGGGTCATTCCATGGAGTCCGCTCGCGCGTGGGCGTCTGACACGCGACTGGGACGAAGCGACGAACCGTTCGGAGACCGACACGTTCGGCCGAACCCTTTACGCCGACACGGCCGACGCCGACCGCAAGGTGGTGGAAGCGGTGGCTGCGGTCGCCGCCGCCCGGGGCCTGCCACGGGCGCAGATCGCGCTGGCCTGGGTGCTGCAGACGAGCCCCGTCGCCGCCCCGATCGTCGGCGCCACCAAACCCCATCATCTCGACGACGCCGTTTCGGCCCTCTCCGTTCGACTGACGCCCGAGGAAATCACGGCGCTGGAAGAACCCTATGTTCCCCATGCGGTGACAGGCTTCTCCTGA
- a CDS encoding cupin domain-containing protein produces the protein MSDDKPTVPYWHLYTDDDGVSRQKRCTMTEFELKSMQPPAAPQWQGHKHHDGMTVMVTVQPAGWEGAWHENPSPQWIIPLSGRWYVESMDGTRVEMGPGEISFGEDQGTRERDGRKGHMSGTVGDEPAVLMVVQFDTKREQTTPCRFV, from the coding sequence ATGAGCGACGACAAGCCCACCGTTCCCTATTGGCACCTCTACACGGACGACGACGGCGTCAGCCGGCAAAAGCGCTGCACGATGACCGAGTTCGAGCTCAAGAGCATGCAGCCGCCCGCGGCGCCGCAGTGGCAGGGTCACAAACATCACGACGGCATGACGGTGATGGTGACGGTACAGCCGGCGGGTTGGGAGGGCGCCTGGCACGAGAACCCGTCGCCGCAATGGATTATCCCGCTTTCGGGTCGCTGGTACGTCGAGTCCATGGACGGCACGCGCGTCGAGATGGGGCCGGGCGAGATTTCCTTCGGCGAGGATCAGGGCACGCGCGAGCGGGACGGCCGCAAAGGCCATATGTCGGGGACGGTGGGCGACGAGCCGGCCGTCCTGATGGTGGTGCAGTTCGACACCAAGCGCGAGCAAACGACGCCGTGCCGCTTCGTTTGA
- a CDS encoding SMP-30/gluconolactonase/LRE family protein translates to MAQADFRFETVEPEFDHLTLSNAPVEVLATGFRWIEGLVWMGDWGTLLFQDLPRGRTMAWSERGGLAVWREPSGNANGQARDREGRVVACVNLERAVVRIEHDGSITPLATHFEGCRLNSPNDVVVKSDGSIWFTDPLYGIANDYEGVRQMSELAPTIYRLAPESGELTAVSRDFQGPNGLAFSPDETLLYVAETGDQRHSDPTQVLRVLPVSDDGRSLGPMRDLAKVAPGYTDGLAVDEAGRIWSSAGDGVHCLSPDGRLLGRIRLGMTVSNLTFGGGSYLNRLFIGASHTLMAVFLNTRGARWP, encoded by the coding sequence TTGGCCCAGGCCGACTTCCGATTCGAGACGGTGGAGCCCGAGTTCGACCATCTGACGCTGTCCAACGCGCCGGTGGAAGTGCTGGCGACGGGCTTCCGCTGGATCGAGGGGCTCGTGTGGATGGGCGACTGGGGGACGCTCCTTTTCCAGGATCTGCCGCGCGGGCGCACCATGGCGTGGAGCGAGCGAGGAGGGCTCGCCGTCTGGCGCGAGCCTTCCGGCAACGCCAACGGCCAGGCGCGCGATCGGGAGGGCCGGGTGGTCGCCTGCGTCAACCTCGAACGCGCGGTCGTGCGGATCGAACACGACGGGAGCATCACGCCGCTCGCCACCCATTTCGAGGGGTGCCGGCTGAATTCGCCCAACGACGTCGTGGTGAAGTCCGACGGGTCGATCTGGTTCACGGACCCGCTCTACGGCATCGCCAACGACTACGAGGGTGTGCGGCAGATGTCGGAACTTGCCCCGACAATCTATCGCCTCGCCCCCGAAAGCGGCGAACTCACCGCCGTCTCGCGCGACTTCCAGGGGCCGAACGGCCTCGCCTTCTCACCCGACGAAACGCTCCTCTACGTCGCCGAGACGGGCGACCAGCGGCATTCCGATCCCACGCAGGTCTTGCGGGTGCTGCCGGTCTCGGACGACGGACGATCGCTCGGGCCGATGCGCGATCTCGCCAAGGTAGCGCCCGGCTACACCGATGGGTTGGCCGTAGACGAGGCGGGGCGCATCTGGTCGAGCGCGGGCGACGGCGTCCATTGCTTGAGCCCCGACGGTCGGCTTCTCGGGCGTATCCGATTGGGCATGACCGTCTCGAACCTCACCTTCGGCGGCGGCTCGTATCTCAACCGTCTGTTCATCGGAGCGAGCCATACGCTCATGGCCGTGTTCCTCAACACGCGGGGGGCGCGCTGGCCATGA